A section of the Brachyhypopomus gauderio isolate BG-103 unplaced genomic scaffold, BGAUD_0.2 sc62, whole genome shotgun sequence genome encodes:
- the vamp1b gene encoding vesicle-associated membrane protein 1, producing the protein MSAPAADAPAGPPGAPGGEGAPGGGPPPPPPNTSSNRRLQQTQAQVEEVVDIMRVNVDKVLERDQKLSELDDRADALQAGASQFESCAAKLKNKYWWKNCKMMIMMGIIGVIVVGIIFLYFFS; encoded by the exons AT GTCCGCTCCAGCTGCTGACGCTCCTGCGGGACCCCCCGGGGCTCCTGGTGGAGAGGGGGCACCAGGCGGAgggcctcctcctccccccccgaACACCAGCAGTAACCGCCGGCTACAGCAGACACAGGcgcaggtggaggag GTGGTGGATATCATGCGTGTGAACGTGGATAAAGTCCTGGAGAGGGACCAGAAGCTGTCTGAGCTGGACGACCGGGCAGACGCACTGCAGGCTGGGGCATCGCAGTTTGAGAGCTGTGCTGCAAAGCTGAAGAACAAGTACTGGTGGAAGAACTGTAAG ATGATGATTATGATGGGGATTATTGGAGTCATCGTGGTCGGAATAATTTTCT